One Candidatus Hinthialibacter antarcticus DNA window includes the following coding sequences:
- a CDS encoding glycosyltransferase family 39 protein: MKRPNSIWSLLAGLTVMLLLQSCSMPNEIDPKFSMDNEVLVFTADGAFLRKSPPLRGAPMDIEWLPDGRAAIAADNAGITIFDPETGKTGKYIGHNRITEFDVIDGREALGVHPYYITASYFEQVVRLLDQDGRTLKEIPAPQGVHDVDLLPNGNLLRVDARENVVVEVTLSGEEVWRSTVPLLNPYEAILTERDTIVIANFDRHRVVEIDRDNNVLKEIEGFNHPRRIQRVAEGYYVIADSDMKRVMALTPDGQTFSMADGLNRPLSVAYDPLKQRLLVGAQNFFDPPEEVKLSTLGRWQGYGMTFAIWLVPSLLLIFGFALWRRFRDPLGGAGAAAHGWAVRILAEYSHWPLSLGLLMCIGAALLFAYHFAVLGFSFLVIGLPLVWLSRCRREWWFDALPATIEDENLEDEDKKTGVIRWPWLMIAGLLLSWMAFVWSQYWGASLWPVAPWLIGPLLCVLAVRKEYQAAFRPANIAWGAAILALALFFRAYRIDEIPYGLWLDEVYSLWNALLSFENHTLRPFETMPLVRVNEFEITQLYLLIIGGVAKYLSLSYLTVKWFSILPGLGIVLATYCLGKWSYGAWVGRLAALVVAVNSWQVTFARWGWLQQVYVMCALFALAYFIRAYRYKCARSAALSGLWLGYGFFTYLPIVITTATIALLWCISFFEEDRRLRVKQCVLSALLCMIVFAPLFAHYRAHPGVFMVRAQSAGITKDVFQADSWDPLKENIRRYVVALHWEGDRIGRHNVPGKPMLDPITGGLLFAGLLLTAYRFYRPGERMLLIAMGAAMAGGILSMSVEAPNTFRLGVVGPIVCLWAALPLASLLHRREQQNQDDDKARLWVPVLVVVLLAGMIGLNYYRYFVQYPDNRNWPVTYGEEQHLAYQHLTKDDVGRDRLIVHPKYSNRTFNIYMLFLEAQNKSLREAKLKESTRYMAKDIKQGLPSEPTRPATFLMPADYEEFLREKFPDIEIEKLDTPFGDPNAIIGRLK; this comes from the coding sequence ATGAAGCGACCGAATTCAATCTGGAGCCTCCTGGCGGGCTTGACCGTCATGCTGCTTTTGCAATCGTGCAGTATGCCCAACGAGATTGATCCCAAATTCTCGATGGACAACGAGGTGTTGGTCTTTACCGCAGACGGCGCCTTTTTGCGTAAGTCGCCTCCCTTGCGCGGCGCGCCGATGGATATCGAATGGCTGCCGGACGGGCGCGCTGCCATCGCGGCGGACAACGCTGGCATCACCATCTTCGACCCCGAAACCGGGAAGACGGGAAAATACATCGGTCATAACCGCATCACCGAGTTTGACGTGATTGACGGGCGCGAGGCGCTTGGCGTTCATCCTTACTACATCACCGCTTCGTATTTTGAACAGGTGGTCCGGCTGCTGGACCAAGACGGACGGACGTTGAAGGAAATCCCCGCGCCGCAGGGCGTTCACGACGTTGACCTGCTGCCCAACGGCAACCTCTTGCGGGTGGACGCGCGAGAGAACGTCGTCGTTGAAGTCACGTTGAGCGGAGAAGAAGTCTGGCGCTCGACCGTCCCGCTTTTGAACCCATACGAGGCGATTCTGACCGAACGCGACACCATTGTGATCGCCAACTTTGATCGTCACCGCGTGGTTGAAATCGACCGCGACAACAATGTGTTGAAAGAGATCGAAGGCTTTAACCACCCCCGCCGCATTCAACGGGTGGCGGAAGGCTATTACGTCATCGCTGACTCTGACATGAAGCGGGTGATGGCGCTGACGCCGGACGGTCAGACGTTCTCTATGGCGGATGGTTTGAACCGCCCGCTGAGCGTTGCGTATGATCCGCTCAAGCAACGCCTGCTCGTGGGCGCGCAGAATTTTTTTGATCCGCCCGAAGAAGTCAAACTCTCAACGCTGGGGCGCTGGCAGGGATACGGCATGACCTTCGCGATCTGGCTGGTTCCGTCGCTGTTGTTGATTTTCGGCTTCGCGCTCTGGCGCCGTTTTCGCGATCCATTAGGCGGGGCGGGCGCCGCTGCGCATGGTTGGGCGGTTCGCATTCTCGCCGAATATTCGCACTGGCCGCTGAGTTTAGGCCTGTTGATGTGCATCGGCGCGGCGCTGTTGTTTGCGTATCATTTCGCCGTTTTGGGTTTCTCGTTTTTAGTGATTGGCTTGCCATTGGTTTGGCTTTCGCGCTGTCGCCGCGAGTGGTGGTTTGACGCGCTGCCCGCAACCATTGAAGATGAGAATTTGGAAGACGAAGACAAAAAAACAGGCGTGATTCGCTGGCCGTGGCTGATGATCGCCGGGCTGCTGCTTTCATGGATGGCGTTTGTCTGGTCGCAGTATTGGGGCGCTTCGTTGTGGCCGGTGGCGCCGTGGTTGATTGGCCCGCTGCTGTGCGTACTGGCAGTGCGGAAAGAATACCAAGCCGCGTTTCGTCCCGCCAATATTGCCTGGGGCGCGGCGATTCTAGCGCTGGCGCTGTTTTTTCGCGCCTACCGCATTGACGAAATCCCTTACGGCCTCTGGCTGGATGAAGTCTATTCGCTGTGGAACGCGCTGCTCAGTTTTGAGAACCATACCCTGCGCCCGTTTGAAACCATGCCGCTGGTGCGCGTGAATGAATTTGAGATCACGCAGCTGTATCTGCTCATCATCGGCGGCGTGGCGAAGTATCTCAGTCTTTCTTATCTGACCGTAAAGTGGTTTTCAATTTTGCCTGGTTTGGGAATAGTTCTCGCGACGTATTGCCTGGGCAAATGGTCGTACGGCGCCTGGGTGGGGCGGCTGGCGGCGCTGGTGGTCGCGGTCAACAGTTGGCAGGTGACCTTCGCGCGTTGGGGTTGGCTGCAACAGGTTTATGTTATGTGCGCCTTGTTCGCGCTGGCGTATTTCATTCGCGCTTATCGTTACAAGTGCGCGCGCTCGGCGGCGTTGTCGGGTTTATGGCTGGGCTATGGCTTCTTTACGTATCTGCCGATTGTGATTACCACCGCGACGATTGCTCTGCTTTGGTGTATCTCTTTCTTTGAAGAAGACCGCCGCTTGCGCGTGAAACAATGCGTCTTGTCGGCGTTGTTGTGCATGATCGTGTTCGCGCCGCTGTTCGCCCACTACCGCGCACACCCCGGCGTATTCATGGTCAGGGCGCAATCGGCGGGCATTACCAAAGACGTATTTCAAGCAGACTCGTGGGACCCGCTGAAAGAGAATATTCGACGTTATGTAGTCGCTCTTCACTGGGAAGGCGACCGCATCGGGCGGCATAATGTCCCTGGCAAACCGATGCTGGACCCGATTACGGGCGGGTTGCTATTTGCGGGATTGCTGCTGACGGCGTATCGTTTTTACCGCCCCGGCGAACGCATGTTGTTGATCGCGATGGGCGCGGCGATGGCGGGCGGAATTCTCAGCATGAGCGTCGAAGCGCCTAATACATTTCGTCTAGGCGTGGTGGGGCCGATTGTATGCCTGTGGGCGGCGTTGCCGCTGGCGTCGCTCTTGCACCGTCGCGAACAACAAAACCAGGATGATGACAAAGCCCGCCTGTGGGTACCTGTATTGGTTGTGGTGTTGCTTGCGGGGATGATCGGGCTGAACTATTACCGCTATTTTGTGCAGTATCCTGATAATCGAAATTGGCCTGTTACTTATGGCGAAGAACAACACCTGGCCTATCAGCATTTGACCAAAGACGATGTCGGGCGCGACCGCTTGATTGTGCATCCCAAATATTCAAACCGCACATTCAATATCTATATGCTATTTCTCGAAGCGCAAAACAAAAGCCTGCGCGAGGCCAAGTTGAAAGAATCGACCCGTTATATGGCGAAGGACATTAAGCAGGGCTTGCCGTCGGAGCCGACCAGGCCTGCGACGTTTTTAATGCCGGCGGATTACGAAGAGTTTTTGCGTGAAAAATTCCCTGATATTGAGATTGAAAAATTGGACACGCCTTTCGGCGATCCAAACGCAATCATCGGGCGACTGAAGTAA
- a CDS encoding type II secretion system protein translates to MKRGFTLIELLIVVAIIGILAAIAVPNFLNAQVKAKSARSLADLRAIRTALEMYSLDHNSVIPDPTEIGVVGGQNDGMWVWRYLTSPTGYISSSAFFDPFVPETNEFSGAAWEAVKVGVYHFRNIVTIRKGGQANIDPTARYVARSPGPDRWYIVNPQRLMTWMAYESSNGLNSAGDIVVCDKGILGQGFQGNEGAVSY, encoded by the coding sequence ATGAAACGTGGATTCACGTTGATTGAACTGTTGATCGTCGTCGCCATTATTGGCATTCTCGCGGCGATTGCTGTGCCCAATTTCTTGAATGCGCAGGTCAAAGCCAAGTCGGCGCGTTCGCTGGCGGATTTACGCGCGATACGGACTGCGCTCGAAATGTATAGCCTCGACCATAATTCGGTGATTCCCGACCCGACCGAAATCGGCGTGGTTGGCGGACAGAATGATGGTATGTGGGTGTGGCGCTATCTGACCTCGCCAACGGGGTACATTTCTTCTTCCGCGTTTTTTGATCCATTTGTTCCTGAGACCAACGAGTTCAGCGGCGCCGCCTGGGAAGCGGTCAAAGTGGGCGTTTACCATTTCCGAAATATTGTGACCATTCGTAAAGGCGGACAGGCCAACATCGACCCGACGGCGCGTTATGTCGCCCGCAGCCCGGGGCCGGACCGCTGGTATATTGTGAACCCGCAACGCCTGATGACATGGATGGCGTATGAATCAAGCAACGGTTTAAACAGCGCCGGCGACATTGTCGTATGCGACAAAGGCATCCTCGGGCAGGGCTTTCAAGGCAACGAAGGCGCAGTGTCGTATTGA
- a CDS encoding Gfo/Idh/MocA family oxidoreductase: MSANRRSFLKATAASGAGVLIQRKAYSANDVVRIGVVGLNGRGQDHVKEHAKQKNVEVTAICDVDENVLRERREKLGEHLPDNVSLYTDFRKMLENKDIDAVSIATPNHWHAIMGVWACQAGKDAYVEKPCSHDIFEGRQLVAAARKYKRIVQHGTQSRSCDAFREAMDLIHNGYLGDVYYAKGLCYKWRDTIGTTPSQPKPPEGVHYDEWIGPAPEKPFSQNRFHYDWHWQWNYGNGDLGNQGVHEMDVSRWGLGVKLPRSVMAQGGHFMFDDDQETPNTLVAAYKYPDDNKMQQFEVRHWITNDELDVGGDGNVIGCMFYGEEGYIKTWGYGNYKAYMEKNRQADKSGKSGTHHFENFIKAVRSRNREDLNAEIEEGHLSCSLIHLANAAYILQRTLHFDPDTQRVIDDNEANDLLYGKVRGFRRPYDMPDEV; this comes from the coding sequence ATGTCTGCGAACCGTCGCTCGTTTTTGAAAGCAACCGCCGCGTCCGGCGCGGGGGTATTGATCCAACGCAAAGCCTATTCCGCCAATGACGTTGTGCGCATCGGCGTGGTCGGCCTCAATGGACGTGGACAAGACCACGTCAAAGAACATGCAAAACAAAAGAATGTCGAAGTCACCGCCATCTGTGACGTAGACGAAAACGTATTGCGCGAACGTCGCGAAAAGCTCGGCGAACATCTTCCCGACAACGTTTCGCTTTATACCGATTTCCGCAAGATGCTCGAGAACAAGGATATCGACGCGGTATCAATCGCCACGCCCAACCACTGGCACGCCATCATGGGCGTGTGGGCCTGCCAGGCGGGCAAAGACGCCTATGTTGAGAAACCCTGCTCGCATGATATTTTTGAAGGCCGCCAACTGGTCGCCGCCGCGCGAAAATATAAACGCATTGTTCAACACGGCACCCAGAGCCGCAGTTGCGACGCGTTCCGCGAAGCGATGGATTTAATCCACAACGGCTACCTGGGCGACGTGTATTACGCCAAGGGCCTTTGCTACAAATGGCGCGACACCATCGGCACAACCCCGTCGCAACCGAAGCCGCCCGAAGGCGTCCATTACGACGAATGGATCGGCCCGGCGCCGGAAAAACCCTTCAGCCAAAACCGCTTCCATTACGACTGGCATTGGCAATGGAACTATGGCAACGGCGACCTTGGCAACCAGGGCGTTCATGAGATGGACGTATCCCGCTGGGGGCTGGGCGTGAAACTGCCGCGCTCGGTGATGGCGCAGGGCGGACATTTCATGTTCGACGACGATCAAGAAACGCCCAACACGCTGGTCGCCGCTTACAAATACCCCGACGACAATAAGATGCAGCAATTTGAAGTGCGCCATTGGATCACCAACGACGAACTCGACGTCGGCGGTGACGGCAACGTCATCGGATGTATGTTTTATGGCGAAGAGGGTTACATCAAAACCTGGGGCTACGGCAACTACAAAGCCTACATGGAAAAAAACCGCCAGGCGGACAAATCCGGCAAGAGCGGAACGCACCATTTTGAAAACTTTATCAAAGCCGTACGCAGCCGCAACCGCGAAGACCTCAATGCGGAAATTGAAGAAGGCCACTTGTCCTGCTCGTTGATTCACCTCGCCAATGCAGCATACATCCTGCAACGCACGCTGCATTTTGACCCGGATACGCAACGCGTCATTGATGACAATGAGGCCAACGATTTGTTATATGGAAAAGTGCGCGGCTTCCGCCGTCCGTATGACATGCCGGACGAAGTGTAG
- a CDS encoding sulfatase: protein MDRRRFLKTSLSVSASALCSVKSINPVAHAAAQSTTKSRPNIVFILADDLGVKDLSNEGSSYYASPNIDRIAQMGMKFKRGYATCQVCSPSRASILTGKYPVNHGITTWIGDPSGEAWRKTNRHDSHLPPEYSHALRSSEHNLAEVLRDAGYQTFFAGKWHLGDKGSWPEDHGFMVNKGGWKVGSPSGGFFSPYKNPNLEDGPNGEPLPIRLGQETADFIDQNKDQPFLAYLSFYSVHGPIQTTQALWKKYRDKAAASGLSKERFLFDRKLSVRQVQDCPIYAGMIESMDTAVGMVLDKLEEHGLTDNTIICFTSDNGGVSSGDAFSTSNLPFRGGKGRQWEGGIRGPFYISAPGVTTPGAETSVPASGIDWYPTLLELAGVAAPKEQAVDGVSLVPVLKGGSIQDRPLFWHYPHYGNQGGDPSSIIMEDQWKLIYYHEDEHSELYNIKKDGGEKNDLFAARPRRAKAMLARLKQWLRSTSAAFPTKDPQFDPALKNAYLERQQTSGKERLEKQHANFLSEDFEPNKDWWGSAPAD from the coding sequence ATGGATCGTCGCCGTTTTTTAAAAACCTCTCTATCGGTATCCGCATCGGCTTTGTGCTCTGTAAAAAGCATCAATCCAGTTGCACATGCGGCAGCGCAATCCACAACAAAATCCCGGCCCAATATTGTATTCATTCTTGCCGACGATCTCGGCGTAAAAGACTTGAGCAACGAAGGCTCGAGTTATTACGCAAGCCCGAACATCGACCGTATCGCTCAAATGGGGATGAAGTTCAAGCGCGGGTATGCAACCTGCCAGGTATGCAGCCCGTCACGCGCATCCATCCTTACGGGCAAGTATCCTGTCAATCACGGCATCACAACTTGGATCGGCGACCCGTCCGGTGAAGCATGGCGCAAGACCAACCGTCACGACAGTCACTTGCCGCCTGAATACAGTCACGCATTGCGTTCCTCGGAACATAACCTCGCCGAGGTGTTGCGGGATGCTGGCTATCAAACCTTTTTCGCCGGAAAATGGCATTTGGGCGACAAAGGTTCCTGGCCCGAAGACCATGGCTTTATGGTGAACAAAGGAGGTTGGAAAGTCGGCAGCCCCAGCGGCGGCTTCTTTTCTCCCTACAAAAACCCGAATTTAGAAGACGGCCCGAACGGCGAACCGCTTCCCATTCGCCTTGGCCAGGAAACAGCGGATTTCATTGACCAAAACAAAGACCAGCCATTTTTGGCGTATTTATCTTTTTACTCCGTACATGGCCCAATTCAAACCACGCAAGCGCTTTGGAAAAAATACCGCGACAAAGCCGCAGCCTCAGGCCTAAGCAAAGAACGCTTTCTCTTTGACCGCAAACTCTCCGTGCGCCAGGTACAAGACTGCCCCATCTATGCAGGAATGATCGAAAGCATGGATACTGCTGTCGGCATGGTGTTGGACAAGTTAGAAGAACACGGCCTGACGGACAATACGATTATATGTTTCACTTCAGACAACGGCGGCGTCTCATCCGGCGACGCTTTTTCGACCAGCAATCTCCCCTTCCGCGGCGGCAAAGGGCGCCAATGGGAAGGCGGCATCCGCGGACCGTTTTATATCTCCGCGCCAGGAGTCACCACCCCCGGCGCCGAAACGAGCGTCCCTGCAAGCGGCATTGACTGGTATCCCACCTTGTTAGAACTCGCCGGCGTTGCCGCACCCAAAGAGCAGGCAGTTGACGGCGTTAGCCTCGTCCCCGTGTTAAAAGGTGGTTCGATTCAAGACCGCCCGTTGTTCTGGCATTATCCCCACTATGGAAATCAAGGCGGCGACCCGTCCTCGATCATTATGGAGGATCAATGGAAACTTATTTATTATCACGAAGATGAACACAGTGAGTTATACAACATTAAGAAAGACGGCGGCGAAAAAAATGATCTCTTCGCCGCCAGGCCGCGCCGGGCAAAAGCCATGCTCGCCAGGCTCAAACAATGGCTCCGTTCAACATCCGCAGCCTTCCCGACGAAAGACCCGCAATTTGATCCGGCGCTAAAAAATGCCTATTTGGAAAGGCAACAAACATCAGGCAAAGAGCGCCTCGAAAAGCAACATGCGAATTTCCTCAGTGAAGACTTCGAACCGAATAAAGACTGGTGGGGCAGCGCACCCGCAGACTGA
- the bcp gene encoding thioredoxin-dependent thiol peroxidase, which produces MPVEEGKAAPAFTLPASNGEKVSLKDFKGEKQVVLYFYPKDNTPGCTREACSFRDNQKVLDKADAVVLGVSRDSVASHEKFINKFDLPFLLLSDEKETVCNKYEVIKEKNMYGKKSIGIERSTFVIGKDGKIKKIFRRVRVDGHTEKVLAALEE; this is translated from the coding sequence ATGCCAGTTGAAGAAGGAAAAGCCGCGCCCGCCTTCACCCTGCCCGCCAGCAACGGCGAAAAAGTATCGCTGAAAGATTTTAAAGGCGAAAAACAAGTGGTGTTGTATTTTTATCCCAAAGACAATACGCCCGGCTGTACGCGGGAAGCATGTAGTTTTCGCGACAATCAAAAGGTGTTAGACAAAGCCGACGCAGTGGTGTTAGGCGTGAGCCGCGACAGCGTGGCCTCTCACGAAAAGTTTATCAACAAGTTTGATCTGCCGTTTCTTTTGTTGAGCGACGAAAAAGAAACCGTCTGCAACAAGTACGAAGTCATCAAAGAAAAAAACATGTACGGCAAAAAATCCATCGGCATTGAACGCAGCACTTTCGTCATCGGCAAAGACGGTAAGATCAAAAAGATTTTCCGCCGGGTGCGCGTCGACGGCCATACCGAAAAAGTGTTAGCCGCGCTGGAAGAGTAA